A window of Candidatus Saccharibacteria bacterium oral taxon 488 genomic DNA:
TTTTTCTGCGTAATACTTGGTGACATCCAAATTTGTAAATCTTTTGCCTGGCTACCGCGCTCGACAAAATACTGAACGGCCTGAGACATCAACTGTGCAACCGTCGAATGTCGACCTAAATGCGCCAGCATAAGCGCCCGGCGTTTTGGATCATAGATGACGGTGGCGATACAGTCCGCCACTGGCAAAAATAAGCCGACGCCAGCCATTTCGGTATATAGCGCGTCAGCAAAAATCCCCTCGTTGTTGTATTTCACTGTGTCAGTTTCAGTGACTTCGGTAATAATATCAAAAGTTTGCGCTTGATCATATGAAATTACGTGATAGACAACGTCGTCATAGGTAATGCCAATTTGATCACAAAACCGCCGCCGGTTCTCTAGTACGTCAGCTACGTGGCGACCGCGAATACGATTGAGCATGGTGCCGTCATTTTTCGACGAAACCGCAACTAGCAGATCGGACGGAAAGCAGACGGGCTGATCTGCCGCAATCATCGCGCCCGCCATTCACTCAGTAGTCGCTGCCAATCGTCAATCGCCAAATCCTCAGCACGGACATCAGGCGAAATGTTAGCCTTTTTCAGCAACTGTTCGGCGCTATCTTTACTAACACCCAGTCCGCTGCTCAAGCTGGAACGCAATTTTTTACGCTTGGCCGAAAAACCGGCTTTGACAATGCGGAAAAAATCTTTTTGGTCTTCAGAAGCGACCAGTGGTTCGGTGCGAGTCCTCAATACCACCACCTGTGAATCAACTTTTGGCGGCGGCGTGAAGAACTGCCGCGGCACCTTAATATCGAGGTCTGCCTCGGCAAATAGCTGCGCACTAACCGCTAAAATGCTCATTTCACCAGGCTCCGCTGCGATACGCTGGGCAACCTCTTTCTGCACCAACAGCACCGCCAAGCTCGGTTTATTTTCCGCCGTCATCAACTTCTCGACAATTTTGCTAGTGATGTAGTACGGTACGTTGGCGACCACTTTGTAGCCAGCCGGCAACTGATTCAAATCAAATTGCAAAATATCTTCGTTGATCACTTCCAGGTTTTTGCCGGGAAATTGTCCTGGCAACTTGCGCGCCAAATCCCCGTCAAACTCCACCGCCACTACGCGCTGAGCTCGCGCCAACAACCGGCTGGTTAATGTGCCAAGTCCCGGCCCAATCTCCAAAACCACATCATCTTTACTCAGCTCCGCCGCCTCGGCAATATCCGCCAAGACTTCTGGGTCGCGCAGCCAGTGCTGGCCTAATTCTTTTTTCGGCCCACGCGCTGACGCCATCTAACGCCCGTCCCCGTTCGTCCAATCAGTCGCCAGGTCAAACCCATGCGGATGCCGGGCCGCAAAACCGCCAGTATCATACACTTTTCCAGGGCCCATGCTGGTTTCCACCACCGAACAGCGCGGATAATTACCGTAATTTGCCGCCACCAAAATATAGCCGTCCTTATCCACCTTAGCACCGTCCGCCCGCACCGTGTAGCCACCGCCGCCGCAAGCGTTAGCAACAATATTCATCGGTAAATCATAATAAGTCTCGCGGTGCGCCACACCCTTGGAGTCGGTAAATATTTGCGCACCCTTGCCTTTGGTTAACGGATTTTTGGGCTTGGTGCCGATCACTTCGATTTGCTTTTTAGGTTGTTTGCTGATACGGCTACTTATTTCCTTACGACTAATCTCAACACCGCGCTCAGCCTGGGCCTGGTAGGTCACGATACGAATACCCTTTTCGCCCAGCTGCTTGATCTCCTTAAAACCAATCGGCTGATTCGCATCCTTGATCTGCTCCACTGGGAAGTCAATGTCAACCTCCTCGGTCACGGTTCGCAGTGGCGCACGGGTAATGTTCATCAGCACGTTTGTCCCATCCAGCAGCATATTATCGCTCGTCATAAATTCAACCTTATCCTCGACATACAGCGTGATCCCCGCCGCTTTGGCGATTCGCTGCGGCGTCTGCTCCGCTGTGGTAATATGTGAGCGCCGCGAACCATCAATGACCGTTACCGGCCGAGCCCGAAAAATTGTCACCGTAAATGTTGTTCCTGTCAGCTCCATATCAATGTCTGGCTTAACAACGTCACGCCGCTCATCAACCGTTACCCGCGCCAGCTGTAACGCCTGGCGTACAGTGCGTGCTCGGGTCATGATCGTCTGCTCGTGGCCACGGTCGCGAATCGTCACCAGCCGCTCCGCTGACGACTGGGCATGATTATCTTGTGCTTGGGTAGGTTGAGATAGTAGCAGGCCAACCGCACCGGCCACGAAAGCCATGAAGCAGCCCAGCAAAACAACTGGCCGCCAGCCTTTCTCCATTTGCCATTTCCACCAGTTCATCATTCTGCTCTAGTACTTAATTAACGGACGTATTATACCATATTTATCTAATAATTACTAGTACCACCCTCTGGCCTTGCTGTGCGCCACCGCTTTTTCCCACGAGCCATATCGTCTCATCACGTAGCCATGCATCCAATTCAGCGAATCAACTGGGTTGAGCGGATTTCCTGGCACTTTACTACACGGCAACGCCTGTGCGAGACCACAGGCGCCACTCCGGCTGCGAGCATTTGGATTCCAGCCACTTTCTTTCTGCACCAGCCACTCGGCATAGCCCCACTGGTCACGCGGAACATTTGACGAAGATAGCCACTGATCTTTGTTGCCGCCACCAGTATATGGCATAGCGGCATTCTTTGTGCCGATAATTTCAATTTGTTTTTTAGGCTGTTTTGTTACCTGACTAGCAAGCTCCCGACGGCTCACCTCCTTGCCATTTTGCACCTCAATCTCATAAGTCACCGTCCGCCGACCCTTTTCGCCCGCCTCTTTCACCTCCTTGTGACCCGTCTCGCGATTGGCATCCCGCACTGTCTCGACCGGAAAAGCGACATCTTCATCAGTTGTGATCGTCTGCCTACCGTTGCGCCAAACATTCAGCCGCATACCACTAGTAATCGGCGCCTCGAGCGGCATTGATACGGTATCGTTACTGGCCAGCTGGACACGCTTTTCCTTGAGTAGCGCGCCGACGGTTTTCGTGTGGGTGCGTACTTCAGCCAGTGACCCGTAGAGATTGAGCTGTAGCGGCGTGGCCCGCTTGATGGTCAAGACTGCATTCGTGCCACTGGCAACCACGTTTTCGGCGGCATGGATATCGACAATATCCTCGCTATAGAGTTTGATCCCCGCCGCTTTGGCAATTGCCGCCGGGGTTTGCTCGGCCGTGGTTAGCCGAATACGCGCCCGGCCATCGACTACCGTTACCGGCCGAGCTCGAAAAATATTAACGTTATATGAACTAGCGACCAGCTCTTCATCAAGTGCTGGCTCCACTACATCTCGCCGCTCGTCAACCTCAATCCGCGCCGCCTTCAGTGCCTCGCGCACCGTTTTTGCCCGAGTGATAATTGTTTTCTCGACTCCCTTATCGTAGACGCTCATCAGACGCTGGCCGTCGCTCCGTGATGGACGCTCGGTACCCTGCGCCAGTGCAGCATCCGCTAGCTGGATCAATGTCACTCCAAGCACGAGCAAACCGATCAATAGAAAAATCTTCTTTGAATGGTAGCGAATAGATAAACTCTTTTCCATAATCTCGCTCGTGGACAGTGCCACAAACTGCTATGTATTATATCAAATTTTCTCTAATCTGGCGAATTCTACATTAAGCTTTTTCGTCTTACCATCATCAAATTGCACCGTCACCGCCATTCCGTCAACGTCCACCACCTCACCCGCACCAAATTGTGGGCTTCGCACGTGGTCACCGACCCCTAGGCCTATGTCATCATAAAACACGTCATCGGCTGGCGGCGCGGCAGGCGCATCCAGACCACCGCTCATCAGCCCCATTTCATCGAGAAATCGCGACGGCAGATTATAGCCAATCTGACCAAACTGCGTCCGTGAACTAGCACAGGTCACAAACAGCACCTCTCGGGCCCGCGTTATTCCCACGTAGCAGAGGCGGCGCTCCTCCTCAACATCATCCGCTTTACCGCTGTCAAATACCCGTGCATGCGGCAAGATCCCCTCCTCCAAGCCAGTCATAAACACCACCGGAAACTCCAGACCCTTCGCAGCGTGCAGCGTCATCAAGGTAACCTGCTGATCCGCTTGGCCATCGCTTGATGACATCAGCGCCATGTCTTCGAGGAATGTCGATACATCAGCGTAGGCGCGCGCCTCAGCTACCAAAACACCGAGGTTCTCCAGCCGCTCTTCGGCCTGCACACTGCCATCATTTACCGCCTCGCCGTAGCCAGTCTGCTCAATAATTTGTTCGATAACCTCGGCCGGTGCGCCGTTCAGTAATTGTTGTAATTTTTGCAGCAATTGACCAAATGCCCGCAGTGACTGCTTGGCGCGAGCGGTCAAACTTTCGGCCTCATCAACCGCCACTAGCCCTTCAATAATATTCCGACCCGACTGATCATTCCAGTCAAGAAATTTCGCTACGGTCACCGCACCAATACCACGCTTCGGCAAGTTGACAATCCGCGCGAAGCTAACGCGGTCACTGGGTTGATATAATAACCGGAGATACGCCAGTACGTCCTTGACGACTGCTCGATCCAGAAACCGCAGACCGCCCACAATCTTATACGGGATGTGCCGTTGACGCAGCGCGCGCTCTATGGCGTAACTCTGGGCATTGGTGCGATACAGTACTGCTATGTCGCTATAGGCTCGGCCCATCCTGGCCTGGCGATGAATTTCGTCAGCCACTGCTTGTGCCTCCTCGGCCTCGCTGTACAGTTGCCACAATTGCGGCGTCATCCCGCCAACCGCTTCTGTCCAGAGGTTTTTGTCGGTGCGCTGGGTATTATGTTGGATTAAGTTATTTGCCACCGTTAAAATTGCACCTGTTGAGCGATAATTTTGCTCTAGTTTAATCACTGCCGCACCCGGAAAGTCACGCTCAAAATGAAGAATGTTGGTATAATCTGCACCGCGAAAACTATAAATTGACTGTGCATCATCGCCGACCACACAGAGGTTACGCTCTGGACCGACTAGCAGCTTGATCAGTGCATACTGCACCGCATTGGTATCCTGATACTCGTCGATAAGAATGTGGCGAAATTGCTGCTGCCATTTGTGACGGATATCAGGCGAGGAGCGCAGTAGCTCCACCGCCTTAAGCAATAAATCATCAAAATCGAGCGCCCCAGCCCGGTGCATAGCGGTCTCGTACGCAGCAAACAATTCGGCAATTTGCTGCTTAGTGGGGCCGACCGCCTGCATCATATACTCATCGGGTGAAAGCATGTCATTTTTTGCCGCAGAAATAGCCGCAGCGATACGGCGTGGCCTGATATCGCGATCAGTCAGCCCACGCGATTTCATCAACTGCTTGATCAGACCCAGCCGATCATCTTCATCATAAATAATAAAATTACGACCGAGGCCAATTGACATCCCGTCTATCCTCAGTAGCCGCACACAAATACTATGAAATGTCCCCATCCACGGCATGAAGCGTCGATCCGAGGCGTCTTCGCCCAACATATCAGCCAACCGCTGGCGCATCTCTCGAGCAGCCTTGTTGGTGAAGGTTACCGCCAAGATACGGCTGGGAAAAATCCCTCGCTCGCTGATCAGATAGGCGATGCGATGCGTTAAGGTTTTTGTCTTACCACTCCCCGCTCCCGCTAAAATAAGCAGCGGCCCGCCATCATGCTGGACGGCTCGCCGCTGTTCGGGGTTGAGTTCAGATAGGATGTCCATTACTTATAGTATAGCAGGAAAAAGTACGCCGCTGCACCGCCGCCAACGCCGATAAGGGCAAAAAGAATGATCAATAGAATGGTCCCGATGCCGGATTTTTTCTTATCAGGCTGGAGCGCTTC
This region includes:
- the rsmA gene encoding ribosomal RNA small subunit methyltransferase A; translated protein: MASARGPKKELGQHWLRDPEVLADIAEAAELSKDDVVLEIGPGLGTLTSRLLARAQRVVAVEFDGDLARKLPGQFPGKNLEVINEDILQFDLNQLPAGYKVVANVPYYITSKIVEKLMTAENKPSLAVLLVQKEVAQRIAAEPGEMSILAVSAQLFAEADLDIKVPRQFFTPPPKVDSQVVVLRTRTEPLVASEDQKDFFRIVKAGFSAKRKKLRSSLSSGLGVSKDSAEQLLKKANISPDVRAEDLAIDDWQRLLSEWRAR
- a CDS encoding DUF348 domain-containing protein produces the protein MALSTSEIMEKSLSIRYHSKKIFLLIGLLVLGVTLIQLADAALAQGTERPSRSDGQRLMSVYDKGVEKTIITRAKTVREALKAARIEVDERRDVVEPALDEELVASSYNVNIFRARPVTVVDGRARIRLTTAEQTPAAIAKAAGIKLYSEDIVDIHAAENVVASGTNAVLTIKRATPLQLNLYGSLAEVRTHTKTVGALLKEKRVQLASNDTVSMPLEAPITSGMRLNVWRNGRQTITTDEDVAFPVETVRDANRETGHKEVKEAGEKGRRTVTYEIEVQNGKEVSRRELASQVTKQPKKQIEIIGTKNAAMPYTGGGNKDQWLSSSNVPRDQWGYAEWLVQKESGWNPNARSRSGACGLAQALPCSKVPGNPLNPVDSLNWMHGYVMRRYGSWEKAVAHSKARGWY
- a CDS encoding DUF348 domain-containing protein yields the protein MNWWKWQMEKGWRPVVLLGCFMAFVAGAVGLLLSQPTQAQDNHAQSSAERLVTIRDRGHEQTIMTRARTVRQALQLARVTVDERRDVVKPDIDMELTGTTFTVTIFRARPVTVIDGSRRSHITTAEQTPQRIAKAAGITLYVEDKVEFMTSDNMLLDGTNVLMNITRAPLRTVTEEVDIDFPVEQIKDANQPIGFKEIKQLGEKGIRIVTYQAQAERGVEISRKEISSRISKQPKKQIEVIGTKPKNPLTKGKGAQIFTDSKGVAHRETYYDLPMNIVANACGGGGYTVRADGAKVDKDGYILVAANYGNYPRCSVVETSMGPGKVYDTGGFAARHPHGFDLATDWTNGDGR
- a CDS encoding UvrD-helicase domain-containing protein, coding for MLSELNPEQRRAVQHDGGPLLILAGAGSGKTKTLTHRIAYLISERGIFPSRILAVTFTNKAAREMRQRLADMLGEDASDRRFMPWMGTFHSICVRLLRIDGMSIGLGRNFIIYDEDDRLGLIKQLMKSRGLTDRDIRPRRIAAAISAAKNDMLSPDEYMMQAVGPTKQQIAELFAAYETAMHRAGALDFDDLLLKAVELLRSSPDIRHKWQQQFRHILIDEYQDTNAVQYALIKLLVGPERNLCVVGDDAQSIYSFRGADYTNILHFERDFPGAAVIKLEQNYRSTGAILTVANNLIQHNTQRTDKNLWTEAVGGMTPQLWQLYSEAEEAQAVADEIHRQARMGRAYSDIAVLYRTNAQSYAIERALRQRHIPYKIVGGLRFLDRAVVKDVLAYLRLLYQPSDRVSFARIVNLPKRGIGAVTVAKFLDWNDQSGRNIIEGLVAVDEAESLTARAKQSLRAFGQLLQKLQQLLNGAPAEVIEQIIEQTGYGEAVNDGSVQAEERLENLGVLVAEARAYADVSTFLEDMALMSSSDGQADQQVTLMTLHAAKGLEFPVVFMTGLEEGILPHARVFDSGKADDVEEERRLCYVGITRAREVLFVTCASSRTQFGQIGYNLPSRFLDEMGLMSGGLDAPAAPPADDVFYDDIGLGVGDHVRSPQFGAGEVVDVDGMAVTVQFDDGKTKKLNVEFARLEKI